The following DNA comes from Moritella sp. 24.
TTTATCGCTTTATCCCATATCGGTAAGGTTATTTTAACAAAGTCTAATAAGTTAACTTTACTAAATAACTGCGACTGCTCGGCTAATTGCAATACTGATTGTGCAATTTTAATGGTTGTCGACCTATTTCTGGAACTGCCACTAACAACAACTAGTCTCACTTTATGCTCCTTGCATCAAAGGTATTCACAACTAAATTACGGCCATATCCATATGGCGTTAAGGTTATAGAATCATAATATGAGGGAACGGTAAGGTCGGTCTATAGCGATAACATAAAGCAATACTATAACCATACTAAGGCATGACAGCGGAGCGTGGGAAAAGCGATAGTAATAAGTTTAACCCCCACACTCATAATATAAGCATGGGTATGTTCAATTATCAGTTTACACATTTAATGGATATTAAGCGTTGGCTTTTTCTTGCGTACTCATTTTCGTTTCAGGTTCAACCAGCCCTTGCTGAATGAACTCCGCAAGATAAGACAATAATGTTGTTGCCGATTTTGGTAATTCATCGAGATCAAAACTATCAAGCATGTTTTTTACTTCAAGGCCTAACTCAGTATCACCTTCAATTTTTAAACGACGCTGGAAAAACAAGGTATCAGGGTCTTCTTTACGTGCAGTAATGAGTACTAACTCATTTAAGTTACCTTTAAAACTAACATCTGCCGCATCCGCTTTTTCTGCGATAACAAGCTTATTATTCTGGCAAGTGATAAACCAATTAATGCCTAAATCAGTAATTTCAACTTGTAGCCATTTTTGCTCAAGGAACTCAAATTCATCATCCTCTAACCCTTCAGCAAATACACGATTAAGCACTTGTGAAAGTACTTTTTCTTGTAATGAAAAAGGTAAAATTTTAGCGGGAATTGCTAATAACCCAGGTACAGTGTGTACCAACTTACGGTGTAGAGTATGTAACATCCGGTAATGACCCTTGAGTAAAAACACCATTTTAGCCTGCTATCTCCCGCTGTATCCTAAGCAAAGTCAATTTAAAGTAGATTAACTAAGATAATCCTGCCCTAAATCAAATCCAATAAAACGCCAATCCCTTACAATTTTTCTCAAGATTCATCGTGCAAGATACTATAACAATGGAATTACTCTGCCCTGCTGGTAACTTACCTGCATTAAAAACCGCTGTCGATAATGGCGCAGACGCGGTTTATATCGGTTTTAAAGACGACACTAACGCTCGTCACTTTGCTGGTTTAAACTTTACTGACAAAAAACTCGATAAAGCTGTCGATTATATTCGTAGCCATGATCGTCATCTTCACGTTGCGATTAATACATTTGCTCACCCAGGAAAATTAGAACGCTGGGAGCGCGCAGTCGATCGCTGTGCAGATATGGGAGTAGATGCCGCGATTATCTCTGATGTTGCAGTTCTTGATTACGCAACGAAGAAATACCCGGATTTAGAATTACATTTATCTGTTCAAGCATCTGCAACGAACGTTGAAGCAATTAACTTTTATACCAACAATTTTAATGTCAGCCGAGTTGTATTACCCCGTGTTTTATCTATTCACCAAGTAAAACAATTAGCCCGTAATACCGATGTAGAATTGGAAGTGTTTGCCTTTGGTAGCTTATGTATCATGGCAGAAGGCCGCTGTTACCTATCCTCTTATCTAACAGGCGAGTCACCTAATACTGTCGGCGCTTGTTCTCCTGCAAAATACGTACGCTGGGAAGAGACAGAGCAAGGTTTAGAGTCTCGCTTAAATGGTGTGCTTATCGACCGCTACCAGCCTGAAGAAAAAACAGGCTATCCAACCCTGTGTAAAGGCCGCTTTAATGTCGATGGCAAAGTATTCCATGCCCTGGAAGAACCAACGAGTTTAAATACGCTTGCACTCATACCTGAACTTGCCAAGGCAAATATATCAGCGGTTAAAATTGAAGGTCGTCAACGCAGCCCTGCTTATACAGAACAGGTGACTAAAGTATGGCGTGCCGCAATTGATCGCTACCGAAAAGACCCAGAAAAATATCAAGTTGAAGCCGCATGGAATAAACAACTTGATCAGCTTTCTGAAGGGACGAGTACAACATTAGGTGCTTACCACCGAGATTGGCAGTAATTAAGATTGGTAGCAACCTTGGCTACCAAACAGATACTGACCGCACCTATACTTGAAAAGCCTTTACGGGTAACAACTTAAGCTGGCAATGAAAGTCAGCAGCGAGAGTAACAATGAAATACGCATTAGGACCAATCTTATATTATTGGCCAAAACAACAAGTCGAAGATTTTTATGCTGCAGCCGTTAACTCAGACGCTGATATTATTTATCTTGGTGAAACGGTTTGCAGTAAACGCCGAGAATTAAAACCGAAAGATTGGTTAGGGCTAGCAAAAGAAATTGCCGACTCTGGTAAACAAGTCGTCATCTCAACGATGGCGCTATTAGAAGCACCATCAGAGGTGAACATACTACGTAAGTACTGTGAAAATGGTGACTTCATTGTAGAAGCAAATGATTTTGGTGCGATTAATTTATTAGCTGAAGCCAAAACCCCCTTTGTTTGTGGTCATGCCCTCAATGTTTATAACGCACAAGTACTGCAGCTATTAGTGAATAAAGGCATGCAACGCTGGGTAATGCCAGTTGAATTGTCACGCGATTGGTTAATGCAGTTACAAGAAGACAGCCGATTACTTAATATCCGTGATCAATTCGAAATAGAAGTGTTTGCTCACGGGCATTTACCACTGGCCTACTCTGCTCGTTGCTTTACCGCACGTTCAGAAAATAAAGCGAAAGATGATTGCGAACTTTGCTGTATTAATCACGCCAATGGTAAACCCGTATATAGTCAAGACGATAAAGAGCTGTTTACCATTAATGGTATTCAAACCATGTCGGGATATAAATACAATTTATTAAATGATGTGGCAAGTATGCATGATTTAGTCGATGTGGTACGCGTCAGTCCATTAGGTGACTCCGCATTCCAAACTGTGGCTCAATTTAAACAAGCAGCAGAACAAGATATTAAGTTTGACCTGCAATTAGATCGTGAATGTAATGGCTATTGGCATCAAATTGCCGGATTAGACACAGTTACGAGCTAAAGCAACCCCTATCCCTCCCTTTTTAAATGGGAGGGGACGTCCAGCCTTATTTAACCTTAAAACGATAAATAAGGTGACTTCTTTTATTTTTCAGCCGCAGCCAATCGCCCTAGTTCTAAACGTGCATAGCCATGTTCAATGAATTCATAAACATTATTGCTTAATGCCAATTTAAAATAACTTGCAGCCGCAGTCTTGTCGTTCATCAATAGCTTATATTTACCAAGATAAAAATACGCTTCAGTTAAACGATGAGCCAATATTTTATTGTAATTTGGGTCGTTCTTATCTAGTCCATCGAGTAATTTATTCAGTAATTCTGCTTCATCTATCGATTGTGTATAGAGTGAAACAATATTCCATGACCAGTTATTATCAATGTGCTGGCTATAACGCACCTTAATTGATTTTAACGCGTCTTCTGCATTAACTTGGAATTCTGGGTAGTATAACCATAACGTTCTAAATGGGTCATTAGGTGCGTCGTCATACGCACTAACAAGATCATCAATGGCTAATGTATAACGCTCACCATAGTACAATGCAATACCACGATTAAGTAATACATAATTGTTTTCTGGATCTAGCTGAGAAATAGAGTCGTACGCATCATATGCTTCATCAAACTGTTCGGTCTGAGTCATATACAAACCAATAAAGTTATAAGCTGGTACGAAATCAGGCTGTAATGTTAATGCTCGTTGAAAGTCTGCATGTGCAAGAGAGCGCAATCCCATGCTATCAGCAAGTAACCCACGTTCATAAAAATAGCGAGCTTGACGAACACGATCATCTTTCGCGTCAAGAATAAGCTGACTGTAACGCATTAACATGATTTCAGTCTGATAATTAACTTGGAGTGGTTCAGCAAGAATTAATTCAGAAGGCGCACGATCATTAGCCGAAAAAGAACCGGACAATGAACTACAGCCAGAAAGCAAGGCTGCAGCAATCAATAAACTAAGACGTCTTTTCATAATTAAACCACTTATTTTTTTACAGATATAAAAAAGGAGCGTATCAACGCTCCTTAAAATAATCAATCTAAATAAACAACAAGTTATTCGCTAACTGGTTGCTCAGCAGGCGCTGCAGGAGCGTCCATTGCTTCTTTAATACTTAGACGGATACGACCTTGACGGTCTACTTCTAGAACTTTAACTTTAACTACTTGTTCTACAGACAGGTGATCTGCAACTTTGTTCACTCGTTCTTGCGTAATTTGCGAGATGTGAACTAAACCATCTTTACCAGGTAAGATGTTAACAAATGCACCGAAGTCAGCTAGACGTACAACTTTACCTTCGTAGATTTGGCCAACTTCAACTTCAGCTGTTAGTTGGTGAATACGTTCGATTGCTGCTTGTGCCTGTT
Coding sequences within:
- a CDS encoding U32 family peptidase, which translates into the protein MKYALGPILYYWPKQQVEDFYAAAVNSDADIIYLGETVCSKRRELKPKDWLGLAKEIADSGKQVVISTMALLEAPSEVNILRKYCENGDFIVEANDFGAINLLAEAKTPFVCGHALNVYNAQVLQLLVNKGMQRWVMPVELSRDWLMQLQEDSRLLNIRDQFEIEVFAHGHLPLAYSARCFTARSENKAKDDCELCCINHANGKPVYSQDDKELFTINGIQTMSGYKYNLLNDVASMHDLVDVVRVSPLGDSAFQTVAQFKQAAEQDIKFDLQLDRECNGYWHQIAGLDTVTS
- the nlpI gene encoding lipoprotein NlpI, with amino-acid sequence MKRRLSLLIAAALLSGCSSLSGSFSANDRAPSELILAEPLQVNYQTEIMLMRYSQLILDAKDDRVRQARYFYERGLLADSMGLRSLAHADFQRALTLQPDFVPAYNFIGLYMTQTEQFDEAYDAYDSISQLDPENNYVLLNRGIALYYGERYTLAIDDLVSAYDDAPNDPFRTLWLYYPEFQVNAEDALKSIKVRYSQHIDNNWSWNIVSLYTQSIDEAELLNKLLDGLDKNDPNYNKILAHRLTEAYFYLGKYKLLMNDKTAAASYFKLALSNNVYEFIEHGYARLELGRLAAAEK
- a CDS encoding SCP2 domain-containing protein, which encodes MLHTLHRKLVHTVPGLLAIPAKILPFSLQEKVLSQVLNRVFAEGLEDDEFEFLEQKWLQVEITDLGINWFITCQNNKLVIAEKADAADVSFKGNLNELVLITARKEDPDTLFFQRRLKIEGDTELGLEVKNMLDSFDLDELPKSATTLLSYLAEFIQQGLVEPETKMSTQEKANA
- a CDS encoding peptidase U32 family protein encodes the protein MELLCPAGNLPALKTAVDNGADAVYIGFKDDTNARHFAGLNFTDKKLDKAVDYIRSHDRHLHVAINTFAHPGKLERWERAVDRCADMGVDAAIISDVAVLDYATKKYPDLELHLSVQASATNVEAINFYTNNFNVSRVVLPRVLSIHQVKQLARNTDVELEVFAFGSLCIMAEGRCYLSSYLTGESPNTVGACSPAKYVRWEETEQGLESRLNGVLIDRYQPEEKTGYPTLCKGRFNVDGKVFHALEEPTSLNTLALIPELAKANISAVKIEGRQRSPAYTEQVTKVWRAAIDRYRKDPEKYQVEAAWNKQLDQLSEGTSTTLGAYHRDWQ